A region of Leclercia adecarboxylata DNA encodes the following proteins:
- a CDS encoding TolC family outer membrane protein, producing the protein MNKVPCWWLGCCLLSAQVLAADSPAVISFGQLNEDRELPALDGRVALPTSQAAPGTLTLGDAVTRAVNWHPTIREAVGKLYEQIQQVDVAKSKYYPQISAGLDNGYSNNSSDTGFTPSVVVSLSQMLYDFGKVASQVRAEDAGVVQQQANVLLSIDTIARDTATALVQVQMWQQMVETAQEQLEALGAIGSLTRQRNDEGATSLSDVVQTDARIEGARSQLMQYQANLDSARATLMSNLGWSNLNGVSNAFPEKLTRSCDIKEPDDRLVPAVLASWAQANVAQANLDYANAQMTPTVSLEPQVRHYMNNRYPGHDTLDKTQYNVSVNVEMPIYQGGGLNARRNAASHAVEAAQSNIQRTRLDVRQKLLESKSQVMSLMSTLQIQSRQETLSQRTRELYQQQYLDLGSRPLLDVLNAEQEVYQARFTQWQTAGQLRQLQINCLYNTGRMRNAFGLENHTIQSVEIQP; encoded by the coding sequence ATGAACAAAGTACCTTGCTGGTGGCTTGGGTGCTGCCTGTTGTCTGCGCAGGTCCTGGCCGCCGACTCGCCTGCGGTCATCAGCTTTGGGCAATTAAATGAAGATCGGGAGCTACCCGCCCTGGACGGACGGGTCGCCCTGCCGACCAGCCAGGCCGCACCCGGTACCTTAACGCTGGGCGATGCGGTGACCCGCGCCGTTAACTGGCATCCCACCATTCGCGAAGCGGTGGGCAAACTTTACGAACAGATCCAGCAGGTGGATGTCGCCAAATCGAAATATTACCCGCAGATCAGCGCCGGGTTAGACAACGGCTACAGCAACAACTCCAGCGATACCGGCTTTACTCCTTCCGTGGTGGTCTCCCTCTCCCAGATGCTCTATGACTTCGGCAAGGTCGCCAGCCAGGTGCGCGCCGAAGACGCGGGCGTGGTCCAGCAGCAGGCCAACGTTCTGCTGAGCATCGACACCATCGCCCGGGACACCGCCACCGCGCTGGTGCAGGTGCAGATGTGGCAGCAGATGGTGGAGACCGCTCAGGAGCAGCTTGAGGCGCTGGGCGCCATTGGCAGCCTGACCCGCCAGCGTAACGACGAAGGGGCAACCTCGCTCTCGGACGTGGTGCAGACCGACGCCCGTATCGAAGGGGCGCGCTCGCAGCTGATGCAGTATCAGGCCAACCTCGACAGCGCCCGCGCGACGCTGATGAGCAACCTCGGCTGGAGCAACCTGAACGGGGTCAGCAACGCCTTCCCGGAAAAACTCACCCGCAGCTGCGACATCAAAGAGCCGGACGACCGGCTGGTGCCTGCGGTGCTCGCCTCCTGGGCGCAGGCCAACGTGGCGCAGGCGAACCTCGATTACGCCAACGCCCAGATGACCCCCACCGTCTCCCTTGAGCCGCAGGTGCGTCACTACATGAACAACCGCTACCCCGGCCACGACACGCTGGACAAAACCCAGTACAACGTCTCGGTGAACGTCGAGATGCCTATCTACCAAGGCGGCGGCCTGAACGCGCGGCGTAATGCCGCCAGCCACGCGGTGGAGGCGGCGCAGTCCAATATTCAGCGCACCCGGCTGGACGTGCGGCAAAAGCTGCTGGAGTCCAAAAGCCAGGTGATGAGCCTGATGAGCACCCTGCAGATCCAGTCCCGCCAGGAGACGCTCAGCCAGCGCACCCGCGAGCTCTATCAGCAGCAGTATCTGGATCTGGGCTCCCGCCCCCTGCTGGACGTGCTGAACGCCGAGCAGGAGGTCTACCAGGCCCGCTTTACCCAGTGGCAAACCGCCGGGCAGCTTCGCCAGCTGCAGATCAACTGCCTGTATAACACCGGGCGGATGCGCAATGCCTTCGGCCTTGAAAACCACACCATTCAGTCAGTGGAGATCCAGCCATGA
- a CDS encoding type I secretion system permease/ATPase, whose translation MIRDDILYEDTLTQEALEHWAQAFGYVATRYRVACSPGALVAGAPWLQGKSKIPALTGLAREAGLSFQLLTNGQESINSWRLPVVVELDDGKIGVIEHFDGEDMLDVCFFDGKAQTNRISLAKMLPAIHQVVALRPLAALKDSRVDAYISKYRPDWLYRLVMRDLRPYTYVMLAALFINLLSLAGILFSMQVYDRVIPAQSYPTLYVLTIGVLIATLFGFILRIARSHIMDLLGKRADMRVSDRVFGHALRLRNSAVPRSTGSFISQLRELEQIREMVTSSTISTIVDLPFFFLFVIVLAIIAPSLAWIAPVAAVLMVLPGLLLQKKLAALAKQSAHESTLRNAVLVESVQGLEDIKLMQAENRFLQQWNSYIQITAESGLKTRELTQGLISWGMTIQSLVYTAVIVVGAPMVIEGEMTTGAVVAASMLASRMIAPMATLCGVLARWQQVKAAKEGLDNIMQLPTENQREETPIRQDVLRGHYFFDQAQFAYAGEVQTPALRINRLEIKPGEHVAILGRNGAGKSTLLQAMVGGMDLIGGELRLDNLSLPHLDMADVRHNVGLMSQNARLFYGTLRENITLGMPRATDEEIFAVLEMCGAASFVQKLAKGLDHPIMENGVGLSGGQRQSILLARMFLRDPNVVLLDEPTASLDEHTEREFIQRLGQWLGNRTLIVATHRVPMLELVDRVVVLKEGMLVMDAPKAQALSNSRMQQQQQANGREWKNENQSA comes from the coding sequence ATGATCCGAGACGATATCCTTTACGAGGACACACTGACGCAAGAGGCGCTGGAGCACTGGGCGCAGGCGTTTGGCTATGTCGCCACCCGCTACCGGGTGGCCTGCTCCCCCGGCGCGCTGGTGGCCGGTGCCCCCTGGCTGCAGGGTAAAAGCAAAATCCCGGCGCTGACCGGGCTGGCTCGCGAGGCAGGGCTCTCCTTTCAGCTGCTGACCAACGGCCAGGAGTCGATCAACAGCTGGCGTCTGCCGGTGGTGGTGGAGCTGGATGACGGCAAGATCGGCGTCATTGAGCACTTCGACGGCGAAGATATGCTGGATGTCTGCTTCTTCGACGGCAAGGCGCAGACCAACCGCATCTCGCTGGCGAAGATGTTACCGGCCATTCACCAGGTGGTGGCCCTGCGTCCGCTGGCGGCGCTGAAAGACAGCCGCGTGGATGCCTATATCTCAAAGTACCGCCCGGACTGGCTCTACCGGCTGGTGATGCGCGACCTGCGCCCGTACACCTACGTGATGCTGGCGGCGCTATTCATCAACCTGCTGTCGCTGGCGGGTATTCTGTTTTCGATGCAGGTCTATGACCGGGTGATCCCCGCCCAGTCCTACCCCACCCTGTACGTGCTGACCATCGGGGTGCTGATCGCCACCCTTTTCGGTTTTATTTTGCGCATTGCCCGCTCCCACATTATGGATCTGCTGGGCAAACGCGCCGACATGCGCGTCTCTGACCGGGTATTCGGCCACGCCCTGCGCCTGCGTAACAGCGCGGTGCCCCGCTCCACCGGCAGCTTTATCTCCCAGCTGCGCGAGCTGGAGCAGATCCGCGAGATGGTCACCTCCTCGACCATCTCCACCATTGTCGACCTGCCCTTCTTCTTCCTGTTCGTGATTGTGCTGGCGATCATCGCCCCGTCCCTGGCGTGGATCGCCCCGGTGGCGGCGGTGCTGATGGTGCTTCCGGGCCTGCTGCTGCAGAAAAAGCTGGCGGCGCTGGCGAAGCAGTCGGCCCATGAATCGACCCTTCGCAACGCCGTGCTGGTGGAGAGCGTGCAGGGGCTGGAGGATATCAAGCTGATGCAGGCGGAGAACCGCTTCCTGCAACAGTGGAACAGCTACATTCAGATCACCGCCGAGTCGGGCCTCAAGACCCGCGAGCTGACCCAGGGCTTAATCAGCTGGGGGATGACCATTCAGAGCCTGGTCTACACCGCGGTGATTGTGGTGGGTGCCCCGATGGTGATCGAAGGTGAAATGACCACCGGTGCGGTGGTGGCCGCCTCGATGCTGGCCTCACGGATGATCGCCCCGATGGCGACCCTCTGCGGCGTGCTGGCCCGCTGGCAGCAGGTGAAGGCCGCCAAAGAGGGGCTGGACAACATTATGCAGCTCCCCACCGAGAACCAGCGCGAAGAGACGCCGATCCGCCAGGACGTGCTGCGCGGCCACTACTTCTTCGATCAGGCGCAGTTTGCCTACGCCGGTGAGGTGCAAACCCCGGCGCTGCGCATCAACCGCCTGGAGATCAAACCCGGCGAGCACGTGGCGATCCTTGGCCGTAACGGCGCGGGCAAATCAACCCTGCTGCAGGCGATGGTCGGCGGGATGGATCTGATCGGCGGCGAGCTGCGGCTCGACAACCTCAGCCTGCCCCATCTCGACATGGCGGACGTGCGCCACAACGTCGGCCTGATGAGCCAGAACGCGCGGCTGTTTTATGGCACCCTGCGCGAGAACATTACCCTCGGGATGCCGCGCGCCACCGACGAGGAGATCTTTGCCGTGCTGGAGATGTGCGGCGCGGCGAGCTTTGTGCAGAAGCTGGCGAAGGGGCTGGATCACCCGATTATGGAGAACGGCGTCGGGCTCTCCGGCGGCCAGCGCCAGTCGATTTTGCTGGCGCGTATGTTCCTGCGCGATCCCAACGTCGTCCTGCTGGACGAACCGACCGCCTCGCTGGATGAACACACTGAACGGGAATTTATCCAGCGTCTGGGCCAGTGGCTGGGCAACCGCACCCTGATCGTCGCCACCCATCGCGTACCAATGCTGGAGCTGGTGGATCGCGTGGTGGTGCTGAAAGAGGGAATGCTGGTGATGGACGCGCCGAAGGCGCAGGCGCTGAGCAACAGCCGAATGCAGCAGCAACAGCAGGCGAATGGCCGGGAGTGGAAAAATGAAAACCAATCAGCGTGA
- a CDS encoding HlyD family efflux transporter periplasmic adaptor subunit: MDDLDNALGSESGYTGARSIVLFSLLLFVAAGVWAWFSILDEVSTGTGKVIPSSREQVLQSLDGGILAELKVHEGDQVQAGQVLARLDPTRSESNVGESAARYRASLASSARLHAEVNDLPLTFPAELKKWPDLIAAETRLYNSRREQLEDSRRELRQALELVNAELAITQRLVKTGAASHVEALRLQRQKSDLELKLTDLRSQYYVQAREALSKSNAEVDMLSAVLKGREDSVTRLTMTSPVRGIVKNIKVTTIGGVIPPNGEVMEIVPVDDHLLIETRLSPRDIAFIHPGQKALVKITAYDYAIYGGLDGVVETISPDTIQDEAKPEVFYYRVFIRTSQDYLVNKAGRHFSIVPGMIATVDIKTGEKSVMDYMIKPFNRAKEALRER, from the coding sequence ATGGACGACCTGGATAACGCCCTCGGCTCCGAGAGCGGCTATACCGGGGCAAGAAGCATTGTGTTATTCAGCCTGCTGCTGTTTGTCGCCGCCGGGGTGTGGGCGTGGTTCAGCATTCTGGATGAGGTCTCCACCGGCACCGGCAAGGTGATCCCCAGCTCCCGCGAGCAGGTGTTGCAGTCCCTCGATGGCGGGATCCTCGCCGAGCTGAAGGTGCACGAAGGCGACCAGGTGCAGGCCGGTCAGGTGCTGGCGCGCCTCGACCCGACCCGCTCTGAATCCAACGTCGGCGAAAGCGCCGCCCGCTACCGCGCGTCGCTGGCCTCCAGCGCCCGTCTGCATGCGGAGGTGAACGATCTGCCCCTGACCTTCCCAGCGGAGCTGAAGAAATGGCCCGATCTGATCGCGGCTGAAACCCGGCTCTACAACTCCCGCCGCGAGCAGTTAGAAGACTCCCGTCGCGAACTGCGCCAGGCGCTGGAGCTGGTGAATGCCGAGCTGGCTATCACCCAGCGTTTAGTGAAAACGGGTGCCGCCAGCCACGTCGAGGCCCTGCGTCTGCAGCGCCAGAAGAGCGACCTGGAGCTGAAGCTCACCGACCTGCGCTCGCAGTATTACGTTCAGGCCCGGGAGGCGCTGTCCAAATCGAACGCCGAAGTGGACATGCTCTCGGCGGTGCTGAAGGGCCGTGAAGACTCGGTGACCCGCCTGACGATGACCTCCCCGGTGCGCGGCATCGTGAAGAACATCAAGGTGACCACCATCGGCGGCGTGATCCCGCCGAACGGCGAGGTGATGGAGATAGTGCCGGTGGACGACCACCTGCTGATCGAAACCCGCCTGTCGCCGCGCGACATCGCCTTTATCCACCCCGGCCAGAAGGCGCTGGTGAAGATCACCGCCTACGACTACGCCATCTACGGCGGGCTGGACGGCGTGGTGGAGACCATCTCCCCGGACACCATTCAGGATGAAGCCAAACCGGAAGTGTTCTACTACCGGGTGTTTATCCGCACCAGCCAGGATTATCTGGTGAACAAGGCGGGCAGGCACTTCTCGATTGTGCCAGGGATGATCGCCACGGTGGATATCAAGACCGGCGAGAAATCGGTGATGGATTATATGATCAAGCCGTTTAACCGTGCGAAAGAGGCGTTAAGGGAGCGATAG
- a CDS encoding T6SS immunity protein Tli3 family protein yields MKGLCAVLAVMTILLTAKGIAKEPPTQVVYRFDNHRYLELKGWDCQGELWYTDTKRGIHSQPYFQFYRIFTRKFIHPSERYISIPNWEVDGFLVSKDYGETWRAVGFAPGHNEPNGDNRAPAEDAVSFTVVNDQGFLQTKHRLYMSSKPFEDPRILPGGPGIKYTVDDGMGNNVHGKLEPQSPGWSWGMIYMTKQGLEGSSQQLKTNWQDLPDTVPEVKNYTGWDRMRCDMDVGR; encoded by the coding sequence ATGAAAGGATTATGTGCTGTTCTCGCAGTGATGACTATTCTACTGACTGCGAAGGGTATCGCGAAAGAGCCGCCGACTCAGGTGGTTTATCGGTTCGATAACCATCGCTATCTGGAACTCAAAGGCTGGGATTGTCAGGGAGAGCTCTGGTATACCGATACAAAGCGTGGCATTCATTCACAGCCTTACTTTCAGTTTTATCGAATATTCACCCGCAAATTTATTCATCCTTCAGAACGTTATATTTCTATCCCAAACTGGGAGGTAGATGGATTCCTTGTTTCGAAAGATTATGGCGAAACCTGGAGGGCGGTTGGCTTTGCTCCCGGACATAATGAACCGAACGGGGATAACAGAGCGCCTGCCGAAGATGCCGTATCTTTTACCGTTGTCAACGATCAGGGCTTTTTGCAGACCAAACATCGGCTCTATATGTCGTCAAAGCCGTTTGAAGATCCGCGTATTCTGCCTGGTGGACCTGGGATTAAATATACCGTCGATGACGGTATGGGAAATAATGTACACGGGAAACTGGAACCCCAATCTCCTGGCTGGTCCTGGGGGATGATCTACATGACTAAGCAAGGGCTTGAAGGCAGTTCGCAACAACTTAAAACGAACTGGCAGGATTTACCCGATACAGTCCCCGAAGTGAAAAACTATACCGGCTGGGATCGTATGCGCTGTGACATGGATGTGGGGCGATAA
- a CDS encoding T6SS immunity protein Tli3 family protein — MKGLCIVFAVATILLTANSLAKEPPTQVVYRFDDHRYLELKGWGCEGELWYTDTKRGIHSQPYFQFYRIFTRKFIHPSERYISIPNWEVDGFLVSKDYGQTWRAVGFAPGHNEPNGDNRAPAEDAVSFTVVNDQGFLQTKHRLYMSSKPFEDPRILPGGPGIEYTVDDGMGGTVHGKLKLGSSGLAWGLDYITKQALKDDTAQFKVNYQGLPDKVPEVKNYTGWDRMRCDMDAGR; from the coding sequence ATGAAAGGACTATGTATAGTTTTCGCAGTGGCCACTATTTTACTGACTGCGAATAGTTTGGCGAAAGAGCCACCTACGCAGGTGGTTTATCGGTTTGATGATCATCGTTACCTGGAGCTTAAGGGGTGGGGTTGTGAAGGGGAACTCTGGTATACCGATACAAAGCGGGGCATTCATTCACAGCCTTACTTTCAGTTTTATCGAATATTCACCCGTAAATTTATCCATCCTTCAGAACGTTATATTTCTATCCCAAACTGGGAGGTAGATGGCTTCCTTGTTTCGAAAGATTATGGTCAAACCTGGAGGGCGGTTGGCTTTGCTCCCGGACATAATGAACCGAACGGGGATAACAGAGCGCCTGCCGAAGATGCCGTGTCCTTTACCGTTGTCAACGATCAGGGCTTTTTGCAGACCAAACACCGGCTCTATATGTCGTCAAAGCCGTTTGAAGATCCGCGTATTCTGCCTGGCGGCCCAGGCATTGAATATACTGTAGACGATGGTATGGGAGGCACTGTACATGGGAAACTGAAACTTGGCTCTTCTGGCCTTGCCTGGGGGCTGGATTATATTACTAAACAAGCTCTAAAAGATGATACGGCCCAGTTTAAAGTAAACTATCAGGGCCTACCCGACAAAGTCCCTGAAGTGAAAAACTATACCGGCTGGGATCGTATGCGTTGTGACATGGATGCGGGGCGATAA
- a CDS encoding T6SS immunity protein Tli3 family protein, with amino-acid sequence MKGLCIVFAVATILLTANSFAKEPPTQVVYRFDDHRYLELKGWGCEGELWYTDTKRGIHSQPYFQFYRIFTSKFIHPSERYISIPNWEVDGFLVSKDYGETWRAVGFAPGHNEPNGDDYAPAEDVLSFTVVNDQGFLQTKHRLYMSSKPFDDPRVVSGGPGITYTLEDGTVQSISPDFPGWKWGMVYFTKGWLEGKVVSHEQNYQGLPDKVPEVKGYTGWDRMRCDMDAGR; translated from the coding sequence ATGAAAGGATTATGTATTGTTTTCGCAGTAGCCACTATTTTACTGACTGCGAATAGCTTCGCGAAAGAGCCGCCGACGCAGGTAGTTTATCGGTTTGATGATCATCGTTACCTGGAGCTAAAGGGCTGGGGTTGTGAAGGGGAACTCTGGTATACCGATACAAAGCGGGGCATTCATTCACAGCCTTACTTTCAGTTTTATCGAATATTCACCAGCAAATTTATTCATCCTTCAGAACGTTATATTTCTATCCCAAACTGGGAAGTGGATGGTTTCCTTGTTTCGAAAGATTATGGCGAAACCTGGAGGGCGGTTGGCTTTGCTCCAGGGCATAATGAACCAAATGGTGATGATTACGCTCCCGCCGAAGACGTATTATCATTTACCGTTGTCAACGATCAGGGATTTTTGCAGACCAAACATCGGCTCTATATGTCGTCAAAGCCGTTTGATGATCCACGCGTTGTCTCCGGTGGTCCAGGTATCACATACACCCTTGAAGATGGAACCGTCCAGTCAATAAGCCCAGACTTTCCCGGTTGGAAATGGGGAATGGTGTACTTCACAAAGGGATGGCTTGAAGGAAAAGTGGTAAGCCATGAACAAAACTATCAGGGCCTACCCGACAAAGTACCTGAAGTTAAAGGCTACACAGGCTGGGATCGGATGCGCTGTGACATGGATGCGGGGCGATAA
- a CDS encoding T6SS immunity protein Tli3 family protein → MKGLCIVFAVATILLTANSFAKEPPTQVVYRFDDHRYLELKGWDCEGELWYTDTRKKIRSQIFSQFYRLFTRKFIHPSERYIAITGWGADGFRVSKDYGKTWAGVRFAPGHNEPNGDDYAPYEDVLSFTVVNDQGFLQTKHRLYMSSKPFDDPRVVSGGPGITYTLEDGTVQSISPDFPGWKWGMVYFTKGWLEGKVVSHEQNYQGLPDKVPEVKGYTGWDRMRCDMDAGR, encoded by the coding sequence ATGAAAGGACTATGTATAGTTTTCGCAGTGGCCACTATTTTACTGACTGCGAATAGTTTCGCGAAAGAACCACCTACGCAGGTGGTTTATCGGTTTGATGATCATCGTTACCTTGAGCTGAAAGGCTGGGATTGCGAAGGTGAACTCTGGTATACAGACACCCGAAAAAAGATTCGTTCACAAATTTTCTCGCAATTTTATCGTCTATTTACCCGAAAATTTATCCATCCTTCAGAACGTTATATTGCAATAACTGGTTGGGGCGCAGATGGCTTTCGCGTATCGAAGGATTATGGAAAAACTTGGGCAGGTGTGCGCTTTGCGCCAGGTCATAATGAACCGAATGGGGATGATTATGCGCCCTATGAAGATGTTCTCTCTTTTACCGTTGTCAACGATCAGGGCTTTTTGCAGACCAAACATCGGCTCTATATGTCGTCAAAGCCGTTTGATGATCCACGCGTTGTCTCCGGTGGTCCAGGTATCACATACACCCTTGAAGATGGAACCGTCCAGTCAATAAGCCCAGACTTTCCCGGTTGGAAATGGGGAATGGTGTACTTCACAAAGGGATGGCTTGAAGGAAAAGTGGTAAGCCATGAACAAAACTATCAGGGCCTACCCGACAAAGTACCTGAAGTTAAAGGCTACACAGGCTGGGATCGGATGCGCTGTGACATGGATGCGGGGCGATAA
- a CDS encoding effector protein Tle3 domain-containing protein, whose product MTETKTRPYAPRVISEGDIPVHKSLGEVAQTRSVGVPRPMPGIVILVHGVNDVGEAYQNQEKGILKGLGKRLNRQDFYPHEWKDYRIADPGRSPIIPFYWGYKPVTFDDYRADQKRYREEVGKLSDNARLPYDAYQEHNPENKKALGNDGIGPFKYQNDNFKNVLDMHFAKNGGTFANATTTIPDMLGPGAGGFGVAAAGFASLHLNGGDFTHPVYENPHRIYQFFAAQRLADLIIQIRQPLVTRNDVINIVAHSQGTIITMLANMLVKQAGYDPVNCVILNHSPYSLESRVAENIQPGYQQTNAARQNTFKNFCNLMYTQWKGGGNISESEILALEASCTLRKPSDNPLRTDDRYCRSNDGKVYNYFCPNDGVVSLENVQGFGWRGIPQKIARDIPNLYQRVFYQHGEVGKAPDANPFKLPPQKEGDAEYAFLTNSSYNFRDVVINGEELPEPFMFKLQGQDNRPDNDPKTSDKPYTYYIDPDSPDAYISYSAKASAIKRTDCAMYMLNSYQRISWKPGHVLTPDELEIESIARKHTVIEGKVTGSKEYPVLSVTWLKTREELEKEWQKTDPVGYSQHSSIVMSEFAPSQAMAFDLAIGQCKSFDFKAGKFWEELLHLADWRDPLNKNSEVKEYFRTGRLPIGTTKNYMNRPDEVLPQGNYGVKNDYAGIRPNVRNPKYVDMGVFKTEDFQERKLLQWELPKPKSDSQLA is encoded by the coding sequence ATGACGGAGACGAAGACCAGACCCTACGCACCGCGTGTGATTTCTGAGGGCGATATTCCGGTACATAAAAGTCTGGGAGAAGTTGCGCAGACGCGAAGTGTCGGGGTGCCGCGCCCGATGCCGGGTATCGTGATTCTGGTTCACGGGGTGAACGACGTGGGTGAAGCCTACCAGAATCAGGAGAAGGGAATTCTTAAAGGACTGGGGAAACGGCTTAACCGGCAGGATTTTTATCCCCATGAATGGAAAGACTACCGAATCGCCGACCCCGGTCGCTCGCCCATCATCCCGTTTTACTGGGGATATAAACCGGTGACATTTGACGACTACCGGGCAGACCAGAAGCGCTACCGGGAAGAGGTCGGAAAGCTGAGTGATAACGCCCGTCTGCCCTATGATGCGTATCAGGAACATAACCCGGAGAATAAAAAGGCGCTGGGTAATGATGGTATAGGACCCTTTAAGTACCAGAACGATAACTTCAAAAATGTGCTCGATATGCACTTTGCCAAAAATGGCGGGACCTTCGCTAATGCCACCACCACTATCCCGGATATGTTAGGGCCGGGTGCGGGTGGGTTCGGTGTGGCCGCAGCGGGATTTGCTTCTCTGCACTTGAATGGAGGGGACTTTACGCATCCTGTTTATGAAAACCCGCACCGCATTTATCAGTTTTTTGCCGCTCAACGACTGGCGGATTTGATTATTCAGATTCGTCAGCCGCTGGTGACGCGCAACGACGTAATCAATATCGTTGCGCACAGTCAGGGCACGATTATTACTATGCTTGCAAATATGCTGGTTAAACAAGCCGGATATGATCCGGTAAATTGTGTCATTCTTAACCACTCCCCATACTCTCTGGAATCACGCGTGGCTGAAAATATTCAGCCTGGATACCAACAGACCAACGCCGCAAGACAGAACACCTTCAAAAACTTCTGCAACCTGATGTATACGCAATGGAAAGGGGGGGGGAATATATCGGAGAGTGAAATACTGGCGCTTGAAGCCTCCTGTACCCTGCGTAAACCTTCCGATAACCCGCTGCGAACCGATGACCGATATTGCCGGAGCAATGACGGCAAGGTGTACAACTACTTTTGCCCGAACGACGGCGTCGTGTCGCTGGAGAATGTGCAGGGGTTCGGCTGGCGGGGCATCCCTCAGAAAATAGCCCGTGATATTCCTAATCTGTATCAGCGCGTCTTTTACCAGCACGGTGAGGTGGGAAAAGCCCCGGACGCAAATCCTTTTAAGTTACCGCCACAAAAGGAGGGGGATGCAGAATATGCATTCCTGACGAACAGCAGTTATAACTTTCGTGATGTGGTGATTAATGGCGAGGAATTACCGGAGCCGTTTATGTTTAAACTCCAGGGGCAGGATAACCGTCCTGATAACGATCCAAAAACCAGTGACAAACCTTATACCTATTATATCGATCCGGACAGTCCGGACGCTTACATCTCCTATTCCGCCAAAGCCAGCGCTATTAAGCGCACGGACTGTGCAATGTATATGCTCAACAGCTATCAGCGTATTAGCTGGAAGCCGGGGCATGTCTTAACGCCTGATGAACTTGAGATTGAAAGTATTGCCCGTAAACATACAGTCATTGAAGGCAAGGTTACGGGTTCAAAAGAGTATCCGGTACTGTCTGTTACCTGGTTAAAAACCCGTGAAGAGCTGGAAAAAGAGTGGCAGAAAACCGACCCGGTAGGGTACAGCCAGCACTCTTCCATAGTGATGAGCGAGTTTGCGCCGTCTCAGGCGATGGCCTTTGACCTTGCGATTGGGCAGTGCAAATCGTTTGATTTTAAGGCAGGGAAGTTCTGGGAGGAGTTGTTACATCTGGCGGACTGGCGAGATCCATTAAATAAAAATAGTGAAGTTAAAGAGTACTTTCGGACAGGTAGGTTACCAATAGGTACCACTAAAAACTATATGAATAGACCTGATGAAGTGCTGCCTCAAGGTAATTACGGCGTAAAGAATGATTATGCCGGTATCCGACCTAATGTTCGTAACCCAAAGTATGTCGATATGGGCGTTTTCAAAACAGAAGACTTTCAGGAAAGGAAGTTATTGCAATGGGAATTGCCAAAACCTAAAAGTGACAGCCAGTTGGCTTAA